From the bacterium genome, the window CCTTGGCCACTTGCTGGAGGTTCGCCGGGGTATAAGGCAATGATTTGATGTTGGTTTTTTCGCCCATGGTATTTTCCATACTAGGTTTTATGTGCCTTCCGCCCGACTCGACCGTCCCGTCAATTTTCTCAGAAAAAAGGCGTTTTTTCAGCTGATTTTAAAAAAAGATGGGACATCACAAGAAGGATTTCCAGTGCCTAAAAGCCGGATCGCCTTGGCGGTTTCGGTCAGATCTTGCGCTCCAGAGCTCTCCAACCGATATCCTTGCGGAACTGGGCTCCTTGGAAATGGATCCTTTCCACCCCCCGATAAGCCGCGGACAGGGCGGCACGGATATCGTCCCCCAAACCCGTCACGCAAAGGACCCGTCCGCCCGAGGTCAGGACCTTGTCGCCGTCCTGAACGGTCCCCGCATGATAAACGTAGGCATCGCCGAGGCTGGCCGCCTCTTCAAGACCTTGGATCTCCGTCCCCTTGGGGTAAGGCCCTGGATAACCCGACGCGGCCATCACTACACAAGCTGCGGGCCGCTCATCCCATTCGATCTTCAAATGCGACAACTTTCCCTGGGCCACCGCCAGACAAATGTTCACGAAATCGGTCTTGAGCCGGGGCAAGACCACCTGGGTTTCCGGGTCCCCGAACCGGCAGTTGTATTCGATGACCTTGGGACCGTCCCGGGTGATCATGAGGCCTGCGTAAAGGACTCCCCGGTAAGTAATTCCCCGTTTTTTTAATCCCGCTAAGGTGGGTTTGAATATCCTCTCCAGGATCACCGTATCCAGTTCCGGGGTCACCACAGGCGCGGGGGAATAGGCCCCCATCCCTCCCGTATTGGGCCCCTTGTCGCCATCGAATATTCTTTTGTGGTCCTGGGCACTCACCATGGGGACGATCGATTCCCCATCCACGAAGGCAAGAATGGAAGCTTCTTCCCCATCCAGGAATTCCTCGATAACGACCTTGTTCCCGGCCTCGCCAAAGACCTTCTTCCCCATGGCCTCCTGGAGGGCTTCCTCGGCTTGGGTCGAGGTTTCACAGACCGTCACCCCCTTTCCGGCCGCCAAACCATCCGCTTTGACGACGATGGGGGCCCCTTCCTTGCGCACATAGGCGAGGGCTGCCGCCAGATCGGAAAAAGTGGCGGCCTTCGCCGTCGGTATCCCGTTGTCGAGCAAAAGTTGTTTGGTGAAATCCTTGCTTCCTTCCATTTGGGCCCCATCCCTCGTGGGTCCGAAGACCTGGAAACCTTCTCGGATGAGCTCATCGGCCAGGCCCATGCAAAGAGGAACCTCGGGACCAATGACCACCAGGTTGGGTTTGTGGTCCTTGCACCATTTCACAAGGCCAGGAATATCTTCTGCCTTGAGAGGAACACACTCGGCTAATTGGGCGATGCCAGCGTTGCCTGGGGCGCAAAAGAGTTTTGGTTGTCGTTTTGACTTGGAGAGGGCGTGGCAAAGCGCATGTTCGCGCCCGCCGGAACCTACGACCAGGATGTCCAAGTTCTCCCCCTGAAACGATGGTCGGTCAGTGCTTGAAGTGCCTGTAGCCCGTGAAGATCATCGGGATGCCATGCTCATTGGCGGCCGCAATGACCTCGGCGTCGCGGACACTGCCGCCGGTCTGGATGATGGCGGCGATCCCGGCCTTGGCGCAGGCGTCCACGCTGTCCCGAAAGGGTAAAAGGGCGTCCGAGGCCATGACCGCACCCTTGGCCTTCTCTCCCGCCTGCTGGATGGCGATACCCAGGGACCCGACCCGGTTCATCTGCCCGGCGCCCACCCCCAACGAGACCCCGTTTTTCACCAGGACGATCGCGTTGGATTTCACGTGCTTGACCAGTTTCCAGCCGAATTCCATATCCTTGGCCAGTTTCGGGTCCGGTTGTCTGTCCGTCACGATCTTGTATTGGGCCTTGTCCTCGGGGGTCTGGTCGAAATCCTGGACCAGGAAGCCGCCCTCCACACGGCGGATATGGAAACCGGGGACCATTTCCTTGACCGTCCCCAACCCTTCCAGACCCATGACCCGAAGGTTCTTGCGGGCCTCGAAGGCTTTCAGGGCCGCGGTGTCATAGGAGGGCGCCAAGATGATCTCGAAAAAGCTCAATTTCTCCAGGATGACCTTGGCGCAAGCCTCGCTCACCGGCCGGTTCACCGCCACGATCCCCCCGAAAGCCGAAAGGGGGTCCGCTTCCAGGGCCTTCACGAACGCCTCCGTGGCATCCTGGCCGATGGCCGTGCCGCAAGGGTTGGTATGCTTGATGATCGTGACGGCCGGTTCGTCGAATTCCTTCACGATCATGAGGGCCGCATCGGCATCCATGATGTTGTTGTACGAAAGCTCCTTGCCTTGGAGTTGTTTCGCGTTCGCGATGGTCGGCAGGGCATTCTTGCGGTCCCGGTAGAAGGCCGCAGGCTGGTGGGGATTCTCCCCATATCGCATTTCCTGCACCTTCAGTCCCGAGAAGTTGAAGATGTCCGGCCATTTTTTCTGGGAAAGGCGGCGGTGCAGGTAGTCGTGGATCATTCCGTCGTAGCGTGACGTGTTCCCGAAGGCCTCGATGGCCAGTTCCTGGCGCAGCTTGAAGGTCGTGGCCCCCTCATGCTCCGCCATCTCCTTCATCACCGCGTCATATTGGGCGGCCGCCGTGACCACCGTGACGCTCCGATAGTTCTTCGAGGCCGATCGGATCATGGAAGGCCCGCCGATATCGATGTTCTCGATGGCATGTTCCAGTTCCACGTTGGGCTTGGAGATGGTCGCCTCAAAGGGATAGAGGTTCACGCAGACCAGGTCGATGGGTTGGATCTT encodes:
- the purD gene encoding phosphoribosylamine--glycine ligase; translated protein: MDILVVGSGGREHALCHALSKSKRQPKLFCAPGNAGIAQLAECVPLKAEDIPGLVKWCKDHKPNLVVIGPEVPLCMGLADELIREGFQVFGPTRDGAQMEGSKDFTKQLLLDNGIPTAKAATFSDLAAALAYVRKEGAPIVVKADGLAAGKGVTVCETSTQAEEALQEAMGKKVFGEAGNKVVIEEFLDGEEASILAFVDGESIVPMVSAQDHKRIFDGDKGPNTGGMGAYSPAPVVTPELDTVILERIFKPTLAGLKKRGITYRGVLYAGLMITRDGPKVIEYNCRFGDPETQVVLPRLKTDFVNICLAVAQGKLSHLKIEWDERPAACVVMAASGYPGPYPKGTEIQGLEEAASLGDAYVYHAGTVQDGDKVLTSGGRVLCVTGLGDDIRAALSAAYRGVERIHFQGAQFRKDIGWRALERKI
- the purH gene encoding bifunctional phosphoribosylaminoimidazolecarboxamide formyltransferase/IMP cyclohydrolase: MKIKRALLSVSDKSGLIDFAKALVAHGVELISTGGTAKAIKDAGLAVKDISEVTGFPEMLDGRVKTLHPVVHGGLLSLRDNQEHMETIAKHKIQPIDLVCVNLYPFEATISKPNVELEHAIENIDIGGPSMIRSASKNYRSVTVVTAAAQYDAVMKEMAEHEGATTFKLRQELAIEAFGNTSRYDGMIHDYLHRRLSQKKWPDIFNFSGLKVQEMRYGENPHQPAAFYRDRKNALPTIANAKQLQGKELSYNNIMDADAALMIVKEFDEPAVTIIKHTNPCGTAIGQDATEAFVKALEADPLSAFGGIVAVNRPVSEACAKVILEKLSFFEIILAPSYDTAALKAFEARKNLRVMGLEGLGTVKEMVPGFHIRRVEGGFLVQDFDQTPEDKAQYKIVTDRQPDPKLAKDMEFGWKLVKHVKSNAIVLVKNGVSLGVGAGQMNRVGSLGIAIQQAGEKAKGAVMASDALLPFRDSVDACAKAGIAAIIQTGGSVRDAEVIAAANEHGIPMIFTGYRHFKH